Proteins found in one Zea mays cultivar B73 chromosome 1, Zm-B73-REFERENCE-NAM-5.0, whole genome shotgun sequence genomic segment:
- the LOC103633980 gene encoding protein DENND6B isoform X1, which translates to MNRIPSVSLRGGGANEDAAAASPPPDPAALSRWVRAFCVIRFDLERGQLVEACFPPDALTAPGSGLDRLVAFSSFPDSMSHHLPRHRSSVHDSLFSFRIPDPSSPRRAFLYGFVFNRQRQDERLPRGGEQKSVVILSHAPYSSLFRLLLQILGPLCFDVGPSALAMVASHVAVWPAPAPGHPMELPIGSAALRVHLPPAADDPGPPPALLPANPSVPYGLFHDADLFAAFRGLLLHLWTLWELMVVGEPILVVAPSPAQCSEAVSALVSLVAPLLYSVDFRPYFTIHDPDFARLNVLAEGEVFPPMVLGVTNLFFLKSLKSIPNVVSVGSPNPYSTRVLPVGGQSPGNGMNGTPGKLKLEKLAINKFSPTSLLNSIKLRREGPLSLMTEHKEALWSTYSPTTKPDTSVLNRLIDAGVSPRIEESMSVVNNEILRRHFLELTTNFLAPFGPYLRTTTPSEGTSPFVDPPLLPPFHADEFINGLAARGPGKFLSKRMRSNWLDLYRRFLEGPNFMPWFRQRRAAAEQEQQRLWRQARMNVDIEKLMSNMSEIERIDSFDAVERYLLREMENPGKGSADSIGACQKLKVDLQAAFNVLPKDLQQLLLSNPKRAVLLQGSQEKALGANGIGTQTSL; encoded by the exons ATGAACCGGATCCCGTCCGTCTCGCTGCGGGGCGGCGGGGCGAACGAGGACGCCGCGGCGGCGTCGCCGCCCCCCGATCCCGCGGCGCTGTCGCGGTGGGTGCGGGCCTTCTGTGTCATCCGGTTCGACCTGGAGCGCGGGCAGCTGGTGGAGGCCTGCTTCCCTCCCGACGCGCTGACGGCGCCCGGCAGCGGCCTCGACCGCCTCGTCGCCTTCTCGTCCTTCCCGGACTCCATGTCTCACCACCTCCCGCGCCACCGCTCCTCCGTCCACGACTCGCTCTTCTCCTTCCGCATCCCCGACCCGTCCTCCCCACGCCGCGCCTTCCTCTACGGCTTCGTTTTCAACCGCCAGCGCCAGGACGAGCGCCTCCCCCGCGGCGGCGAGCAGAAGTCCGTAGTCATCCTCTCCCACGCCCCCTACTCCTCGCTCTTCCGCCTGCTGCTGCAGATCCTCGGCCCGCTCTGCTTTGACGTCGGCCCTTCCGCACTGGCCATGGTGGCGTCGCACGTTGCCGTGTGGCCGGCGCCGGCGCCAGGGCACCCAATGGAGCTTCCAATTGGCAGTGCCGCGCTGCGCGTGCACCTCCCGCCTGCGGCTGACGATCCTGGCCCACCGCCTGCGCTGCTGCCCGCCAACCCCTCGGTGCCGTACGGACTCTTCCATGATGCTGATCTGTTTGCCGCATTCCGTGGCTTACTCCTCCACCTATGGACCCTCTGGGAGCTCATGGTGGTTGGTGAGCCCATTCTGGTTGTTGCGCCGTCCCCAGCTCAGTGCTCAGAGGCTGTGTCTGCGCTTGTTAGCCTTGTTGCTCCGCTTTTGTATAGTGTCGACTTCAGGCCATACTTCACCATCCATGATCCCGATTTTGCTCGCTTGAATGTGCTTGCGGAAGGCGAGGTGTTCCCGCCGATGGTACTTGGAGTGACCAACTTGTTTTTCTTGAAGAGTCTTAAGAGCATTCCCAATGTCGTATCCGTGGGAAGCCCAAATCCATATTCAACAAGGGTGTTACCAGTGGGTGGCCAATCGCCAGGAAATGGAATGAATGGGACACCTGGGAAACTCAAGCTTGAGAAACTTGCAATCAATAAGTTCTCTCCAACTAGCCTATTGAATTCCATCAAATTGAGAAGAGAAGGTCCTCTTTCTCTCATGACAGAGCACAAAGAAGCATTATGGAGCACGTATTCACCAACCACAAAGCCCGATACTTCTGTTCTAAATAGGCTCATTGACGCTGGTGTGTCACCAAGGATTGAGGAGTCCATGTCAGTAGTCAACAATGAGATATTGCGGCGGCACTTCTTGGAGTTGACGACCAACTTCCTTGCGCCTTTTGGGCCGTATCTGAGAACTACAACACCATCAGAAGGGACTTCACCTTTTGTTGACCCACCATTGCTACCACCGTTTCATGCAGATGAGTTCATCAATGGTTTGGCAGCTAGAGGTCCAGGGAAGTTTTTGTCCAAAAGGATGAGGTCCAATTGGTTGGACCTATATAG GAGATTTCTCGAAGGCCCCAATTTTATGCCTTGGTTCCGGCAAAGGCGTGCTGCTGCGGAGCAAGAACAGCAGAGGCTCTGGAGGCAGGCTCGCATGAATGTTGACATTGAAAAGCTAATGTCAAATATGTCCGAAATAGAGAGGATTGATTCTTTTGATGCTGTTGAGCGTTATCTTCTCAGAGAGATGGAG AACCCTGGAAAAGGAAGTGCTGATTCAATAGGGGCATGCCAAAAATTGAAGGTAGACCTCCAAGCAGCATTCAATGTACTGCCGAAGGACTTGCAGCAACTCCTGCTCTCCAACCCTAAAAGAGCTGTTCTTCTTCAAGGTAGTCAAGAGAAGGCCCTGGGTGCCAATGGCATTGGCACCCAGACAAGTTTGTAG
- the LOC103633980 gene encoding protein DENND6B isoform X2 codes for MNRIPSVSLRGGGANEDAAAASPPPDPAALSRWVRAFCVIRFDLERGQLVEACFPPDALTAPGSGLDRLVAFSSFPDSMSHHLPRHRSSVHDSLFSFRIPDPSSPRRAFLYGFVFNRQRQDERLPRGGEQKSVVILSHAPYSSLFRLLLQILGPLCFDVGPSALAMVASHVAVWPAPAPGHPMELPIGSAALRVHLPPAADDPGPPPALLPANPSVPYGLFHDADLFAAFRGLLLHLWTLWELMVVGEPILVVAPSPAQCSEAVSALVSLVAPLLYSVDFRPYFTIHDPDFARLNVLAEGEVFPPMVLGVTNLFFLKSLKSIPNVVSVGSPNPYSTRVLPVGGQSPGNGMNGTPGKLKLEKLAINKFSPTSLLNSIKLRREGPLSLMTEHKEALWSTYSPTTKPDTSVLNRLIDAGVSPRIEESMSVVNNEILRRHFLELTTNFLAPFGPYLRTTTPSEGTSPFVDPPLLPPFHADEFINGLAARGPGKFLSKRMRSNWLDLYRRFLEGPNFMPWFRQRRAAAEQEQQRLWRQARMNVDIEKLMSNMSEIERIDSFDAVERYLLREMEVHIDGL; via the exons ATGAACCGGATCCCGTCCGTCTCGCTGCGGGGCGGCGGGGCGAACGAGGACGCCGCGGCGGCGTCGCCGCCCCCCGATCCCGCGGCGCTGTCGCGGTGGGTGCGGGCCTTCTGTGTCATCCGGTTCGACCTGGAGCGCGGGCAGCTGGTGGAGGCCTGCTTCCCTCCCGACGCGCTGACGGCGCCCGGCAGCGGCCTCGACCGCCTCGTCGCCTTCTCGTCCTTCCCGGACTCCATGTCTCACCACCTCCCGCGCCACCGCTCCTCCGTCCACGACTCGCTCTTCTCCTTCCGCATCCCCGACCCGTCCTCCCCACGCCGCGCCTTCCTCTACGGCTTCGTTTTCAACCGCCAGCGCCAGGACGAGCGCCTCCCCCGCGGCGGCGAGCAGAAGTCCGTAGTCATCCTCTCCCACGCCCCCTACTCCTCGCTCTTCCGCCTGCTGCTGCAGATCCTCGGCCCGCTCTGCTTTGACGTCGGCCCTTCCGCACTGGCCATGGTGGCGTCGCACGTTGCCGTGTGGCCGGCGCCGGCGCCAGGGCACCCAATGGAGCTTCCAATTGGCAGTGCCGCGCTGCGCGTGCACCTCCCGCCTGCGGCTGACGATCCTGGCCCACCGCCTGCGCTGCTGCCCGCCAACCCCTCGGTGCCGTACGGACTCTTCCATGATGCTGATCTGTTTGCCGCATTCCGTGGCTTACTCCTCCACCTATGGACCCTCTGGGAGCTCATGGTGGTTGGTGAGCCCATTCTGGTTGTTGCGCCGTCCCCAGCTCAGTGCTCAGAGGCTGTGTCTGCGCTTGTTAGCCTTGTTGCTCCGCTTTTGTATAGTGTCGACTTCAGGCCATACTTCACCATCCATGATCCCGATTTTGCTCGCTTGAATGTGCTTGCGGAAGGCGAGGTGTTCCCGCCGATGGTACTTGGAGTGACCAACTTGTTTTTCTTGAAGAGTCTTAAGAGCATTCCCAATGTCGTATCCGTGGGAAGCCCAAATCCATATTCAACAAGGGTGTTACCAGTGGGTGGCCAATCGCCAGGAAATGGAATGAATGGGACACCTGGGAAACTCAAGCTTGAGAAACTTGCAATCAATAAGTTCTCTCCAACTAGCCTATTGAATTCCATCAAATTGAGAAGAGAAGGTCCTCTTTCTCTCATGACAGAGCACAAAGAAGCATTATGGAGCACGTATTCACCAACCACAAAGCCCGATACTTCTGTTCTAAATAGGCTCATTGACGCTGGTGTGTCACCAAGGATTGAGGAGTCCATGTCAGTAGTCAACAATGAGATATTGCGGCGGCACTTCTTGGAGTTGACGACCAACTTCCTTGCGCCTTTTGGGCCGTATCTGAGAACTACAACACCATCAGAAGGGACTTCACCTTTTGTTGACCCACCATTGCTACCACCGTTTCATGCAGATGAGTTCATCAATGGTTTGGCAGCTAGAGGTCCAGGGAAGTTTTTGTCCAAAAGGATGAGGTCCAATTGGTTGGACCTATATAG GAGATTTCTCGAAGGCCCCAATTTTATGCCTTGGTTCCGGCAAAGGCGTGCTGCTGCGGAGCAAGAACAGCAGAGGCTCTGGAGGCAGGCTCGCATGAATGTTGACATTGAAAAGCTAATGTCAAATATGTCCGAAATAGAGAGGATTGATTCTTTTGATGCTGTTGAGCGTTATCTTCTCAGAGAGATGGAG GTTCACATTGATGGTTTATAG